A part of Myxococcus landrumus genomic DNA contains:
- the exoP gene encoding spore coat polysaccharide biosynthesis glycosyltransferase ExoP — MRRSDDMDLTRRALRGRDLVVFSNDWDGDPLSKVHIMRILSRDNRILWVNSIGNRAPRVNTHDVKRIFGKLERFTQGLREVEPNLHVLSPLAIPFYGSEWVRGANREMLRLQVLRAMKKLGFQRPISWSFLPASAPVSGSLGEEFVVYHCVDEFSAFSDTNGRHIAELEERLLRRADLCITSAERLRDSKSRVNPRTVLVRHGTDFRHFVKACDPATPIPADIARLPKPIIGFFGLVADWVDQEAIIATARAHRAGSVVVIGKTTPDCDDSKLRAEPNIHMLGRKSYADLPGYSRAFDVALMPFKISELTLNANPLKVREYLASGLPVVSTDLPEVRKVGLCKIATSTDDFVRKVNECLAEGPGPQRERAERIFNESWDARVEEIRHHVGSAMEAAGKSL, encoded by the coding sequence ATGCGGCGCAGCGATGACATGGACCTGACCCGACGGGCACTCCGGGGGCGTGACCTGGTGGTGTTCTCCAACGACTGGGACGGCGATCCGCTGTCGAAGGTCCACATCATGCGGATTCTCTCGCGAGACAACCGCATCCTCTGGGTGAACAGCATTGGCAATCGCGCGCCCCGGGTGAACACGCATGATGTGAAGCGCATCTTCGGCAAGCTGGAGCGCTTCACGCAGGGCCTGCGCGAGGTGGAGCCCAACCTCCATGTCCTGTCGCCCCTGGCGATTCCGTTCTACGGCTCGGAGTGGGTTCGCGGCGCGAACCGGGAGATGCTCCGCCTTCAAGTCCTGCGGGCGATGAAGAAGCTGGGCTTCCAGCGTCCCATCTCCTGGAGCTTCCTGCCCGCGTCGGCGCCGGTGTCCGGCTCGCTGGGGGAGGAGTTCGTCGTCTACCACTGCGTGGATGAGTTCTCCGCCTTCAGCGACACGAATGGCCGGCACATCGCGGAGCTCGAGGAGCGGCTGCTGCGCCGTGCGGACCTGTGCATCACCTCCGCCGAGCGGCTGCGCGACAGCAAGTCCCGCGTCAATCCGCGCACCGTGCTGGTGCGCCATGGCACCGACTTCCGGCACTTCGTGAAGGCGTGTGACCCGGCTACGCCCATCCCCGCGGACATCGCCCGGCTGCCGAAGCCCATCATCGGCTTCTTCGGGCTGGTGGCGGACTGGGTGGACCAGGAGGCCATCATCGCCACGGCGCGGGCCCACCGCGCGGGCTCCGTGGTGGTGATTGGCAAGACGACGCCGGACTGTGATGACTCGAAGCTTCGGGCCGAGCCGAACATCCACATGCTGGGGCGCAAGTCCTATGCGGACCTGCCGGGGTACAGCCGGGCCTTCGATGTCGCGCTGATGCCGTTCAAGATCAGCGAGCTCACGCTGAACGCCAATCCGTTGAAGGTGCGCGAGTACCTGGCCTCGGGGTTGCCGGTGGTGTCCACGGACCTTCCGGAGGTCCGCAAGGTGGGGCTCTGCAAGATCGCCACTTCGACGGATGACTTCGTGCGGAAGGTGAACGAGTGCCTCGCGGAAGGCCCGGGTCCGCAGCGTGAGCGCGCGGAGCGAATCTTCAACGAGAGCTGGGATGCGCGCGTGGAGGAGATTCGCCACCACGTGGGCTCCGCGATGGAGGCGGCTGGCAAGTCGCTCTGA
- a CDS encoding DUF4350 domain-containing protein codes for MKNARTIAIFGVLIALALAAGLSTDRDTPPSLVPSVENTGPQGARALFLFLREGGHAVSEQHTSLDSLAAGTRTLVLAAPIGRPVSDDEVLAVERFVQAGGTLAYLSTRELGRHQAALEKWLKLEPGPLFPASERGLATDLADAGGTTVDVWLDAGPLRGLSTLRVSQDRGLLVDHPGAIPLAGLGGAVAVWRVALGQGHVYVLAGADLVENRRLELLDNVRFWSALAARGPLVIDEFHHQLAPPPPISRGIWVFAAQVLAVVGIYALSRGTRFGEPRPLLVEKHRSALEYVRSMGWLMRRSKVEKELLPELDKSLRHQLQEQLGIPPDLEDSEAARRLEQEGGVPASHYLDAKAQLTSLLAQPSVRPADFARVARLYAHLERAVAGQEATRR; via the coding sequence GTGAAGAACGCGCGCACCATCGCGATCTTCGGGGTGCTCATCGCGCTCGCCCTGGCGGCCGGCTTGAGCACAGACCGGGACACGCCCCCATCCCTCGTGCCCTCCGTGGAGAACACCGGCCCACAAGGGGCGCGTGCGCTCTTCTTGTTCCTCCGTGAAGGCGGCCACGCCGTGAGCGAACAGCACACGTCGCTGGACTCACTCGCCGCCGGCACTCGGACGCTCGTGCTCGCCGCCCCCATCGGCCGGCCTGTGTCCGACGACGAGGTCCTCGCCGTGGAGCGCTTCGTCCAGGCGGGTGGCACCCTGGCGTATCTGTCGACGCGCGAGCTCGGTAGACATCAAGCGGCCCTGGAGAAGTGGCTGAAGCTGGAGCCAGGCCCACTGTTCCCCGCGAGTGAACGTGGACTCGCCACGGACCTGGCGGACGCGGGGGGAACCACGGTGGATGTGTGGCTCGATGCGGGCCCGCTGCGGGGACTCAGCACCCTGCGGGTGTCGCAGGACCGGGGCCTCCTCGTGGACCACCCCGGCGCGATTCCCCTCGCCGGCCTCGGCGGCGCGGTGGCGGTGTGGCGCGTGGCACTCGGACAAGGCCATGTCTATGTCCTGGCCGGCGCGGACCTGGTGGAGAACCGGCGCCTGGAGCTGCTCGACAACGTGCGCTTCTGGAGTGCCCTCGCCGCGCGAGGCCCCCTCGTCATCGACGAGTTTCACCACCAGCTCGCGCCCCCTCCGCCCATCTCCCGAGGCATCTGGGTCTTCGCGGCCCAGGTGCTGGCCGTGGTCGGCATCTATGCCCTCTCGCGCGGAACACGATTCGGAGAACCCAGACCGCTGCTCGTCGAGAAGCACCGCTCCGCCCTCGAATACGTGCGCAGCATGGGCTGGCTCATGCGTCGCTCGAAGGTGGAGAAGGAGCTCCTTCCGGAGCTCGACAAGTCCTTGCGACACCAGTTGCAGGAACAACTGGGTATCCCTCCCGACCTGGAAGACTCGGAAGCCGCGCGGCGGCTGGAGCAGGAAGGCGGAGTCCCCGCCTCCCACTACCTGGACGCCAAGGCGCAGCTCACCTCGCTCCTCGCGCAGCCCTCCGTCCGGCCCGCGGACTTCGCGCGCGTGGCCCGCCTCTATGCCCACCTGGAGCGGGCCGTGGCCGGGCAGGAAGCCACACGTCGCTGA
- a CDS encoding DUF4129 domain-containing protein — MSPLPLLLLLSALPCDEREATVRALEETARSRPEELAGALEVVRRDMGGMPLPLEELGTTAPEQVQRVADFLQRACALERNEASAPVVEFPANERERLKGVLDRPEFAKARQRHGDLVKQFLRKLESWLEGAFESREAQGFAVATRAVMLGLAIALVLWGVLKVRAMRLRRNVARAGGQSASVPLVLDAPPEHLKRARKALADHPREAIREALLSMLSTLEERRLARPDRVKTNRELAAELPTRGAPAAVTHEVERLMTWYDQAFYSLAPVPEAEAARFIDAVEHLQGQLASEAAA, encoded by the coding sequence GTGTCTCCCCTCCCCCTCTTGCTCCTGCTGTCCGCGCTCCCCTGCGATGAGCGGGAGGCCACTGTGCGCGCACTCGAAGAGACCGCGCGGTCGCGTCCGGAGGAACTGGCCGGCGCCCTGGAGGTGGTGCGGCGAGACATGGGTGGCATGCCGCTCCCTCTCGAGGAACTCGGCACCACCGCGCCGGAGCAGGTCCAGCGCGTGGCCGACTTCCTCCAGCGTGCTTGCGCCCTGGAACGGAACGAGGCCTCCGCCCCCGTGGTGGAGTTTCCCGCCAACGAACGTGAGCGGCTCAAGGGAGTGCTCGACCGTCCTGAGTTCGCGAAGGCACGGCAGCGGCACGGCGACCTGGTGAAGCAGTTCCTTCGCAAGCTGGAGTCGTGGCTGGAGGGCGCCTTTGAATCCCGCGAGGCGCAGGGCTTCGCGGTGGCGACGCGGGCGGTGATGCTGGGACTGGCCATCGCGCTGGTGCTGTGGGGCGTGCTGAAAGTTCGCGCCATGCGTCTGCGCCGGAACGTCGCTCGTGCCGGAGGCCAGAGTGCGTCCGTGCCGCTGGTGTTGGATGCGCCGCCGGAGCACTTGAAGCGGGCGAGAAAGGCTCTCGCGGACCATCCGCGTGAGGCGATTCGCGAGGCCTTGCTGAGCATGTTGTCCACGCTGGAGGAGCGACGGCTGGCGAGGCCCGACCGGGTGAAGACGAATCGGGAGCTGGCGGCGGAGCTGCCCACGAGAGGTGCCCCCGCGGCCGTCACCCACGAGGTGGAGCGTCTGATGACCTGGTACGACCAGGCCTTCTACTCGCTGGCCCCCGTGCCGGAGGCAGAGGCCGCACGCTTCATCGATGCCGTTGAGCACCTGCAAGGGCAGTTGGCCTCGGAGGCCGCGGCATGA
- a CDS encoding thiamine phosphate synthase: MAPALPRLVVITDWRLPRERLLGALAKALEAGPDVAVQHRHPEASGRTFLEEAQALAALCQARGNPLFVNERLDVALLVGAHLHLPSHGLAPDEVRRHLPAGRWLSVAVHDEAEARAAHGADLALVSPVFAPGSKPGDTRETLGPKGFFSLARHLPCPALALGGIREETAGRLTGAGGFAVISAVLEAEDPARAARALLAACPPRAMLPTS; the protein is encoded by the coding sequence GTGGCACCCGCCCTTCCCCGGCTCGTCGTCATCACCGACTGGCGCCTGCCGCGCGAGCGGCTCCTGGGCGCGCTGGCCAAGGCACTGGAGGCCGGACCCGACGTGGCGGTTCAACACCGCCACCCGGAGGCCTCCGGACGAACGTTCCTCGAGGAAGCACAAGCCCTCGCGGCACTGTGCCAGGCCCGAGGCAATCCGTTGTTCGTCAACGAGCGGCTGGATGTCGCGCTCCTCGTCGGGGCACATCTGCATCTGCCCTCACACGGCCTCGCTCCCGACGAGGTCCGACGTCACCTTCCCGCGGGCCGGTGGCTCAGCGTGGCGGTGCACGATGAAGCAGAGGCCCGCGCAGCACACGGCGCCGACCTGGCGCTGGTGAGCCCCGTCTTCGCACCAGGCTCCAAGCCAGGAGACACCCGCGAGACGCTCGGGCCGAAGGGCTTCTTCTCCCTGGCGAGGCACCTGCCTTGTCCCGCGCTCGCACTGGGCGGCATCCGAGAGGAGACGGCGGGCCGACTGACGGGCGCCGGCGGGTTCGCGGTCATCTCCGCCGTGCTGGAGGCCGAGGACCCCGCCCGTGCGGCACGAGCACTGCTGGCCGCGTGCCCTCCCCGGGCTATGCTGCCCACCTCGTGA
- a CDS encoding thiazole synthase, translating to MSIQDKPFTIAGVTFSSRLILGTGKYPSHDIMKRCHESSGTEMVTVAVRRLDLKATGEASLMNWIDRERLRLLPNTALCYTADDAVRTCRLAEELGMSKWVKLEVLGDEKTLYPDVEETVKAARILVKEGFTVLPYTSDDPITARKLEDVGCAAVMPLAAPIGSGLGIRNPHNIRLILETVKVPVIVDAGVGTASDAAIAMELGVDGVLMNTAIAGAKDPVRMSIAMKKAVEAGRDAYLAGRIPRKAYGSASSPIDGIVQ from the coding sequence ATGAGCATCCAGGACAAGCCCTTCACCATCGCGGGAGTCACGTTCTCCTCGCGCCTCATCCTCGGGACGGGGAAGTACCCCAGTCACGACATCATGAAGCGCTGCCACGAGTCCTCCGGCACGGAGATGGTCACCGTGGCCGTGCGTCGGCTCGACCTGAAGGCCACGGGCGAGGCGTCGCTCATGAACTGGATTGACCGCGAGCGCCTGCGCCTGCTGCCCAACACGGCCCTCTGCTACACCGCCGACGACGCGGTGCGCACGTGCCGGCTCGCGGAAGAACTCGGCATGAGCAAGTGGGTGAAGCTGGAGGTCCTCGGCGACGAGAAGACGCTCTACCCGGACGTCGAGGAGACGGTGAAGGCCGCCCGCATCCTGGTGAAGGAGGGCTTCACCGTGCTGCCCTACACCAGCGACGACCCCATCACCGCGCGCAAGCTGGAAGACGTGGGGTGCGCGGCGGTGATGCCCCTGGCTGCCCCCATCGGCAGCGGCCTGGGCATCCGCAACCCGCACAACATCCGCCTCATCCTCGAGACGGTGAAGGTCCCCGTCATCGTCGACGCGGGCGTGGGCACCGCCTCCGACGCGGCCATCGCGATGGAGCTGGGTGTGGACGGCGTGCTGATGAACACCGCCATCGCCGGCGCCAAGGACCCCGTGCGCATGTCCATCGCCATGAAGAAGGCGGTGGAGGCCGGCCGCGACGCGTACCTCGCCGGGCGCATCCCCCGGAAGGCCTACGGCTCCGCTTCCAGCCCCATCGACGGAATCGTCCAGTAG
- the thiS gene encoding sulfur carrier protein ThiS, translated as MQVWVNGETREVPEAITLSVLLESLRIGGPGVAVEVNAEVVRRARHPEHHLQPGDRVEIVTFVGGG; from the coding sequence ATGCAGGTCTGGGTCAACGGAGAGACACGCGAGGTGCCGGAGGCCATCACCCTCTCGGTGCTGCTGGAGTCGCTTCGAATCGGAGGTCCGGGTGTGGCCGTGGAAGTGAACGCCGAGGTGGTGCGCCGCGCCCGCCACCCCGAGCATCACCTCCAGCCTGGGGACCGAGTGGAAATCGTCACCTTCGTCGGCGGCGGGTAG
- a CDS encoding serine/threonine-protein kinase yields MGTHHPDHPSAKPFILFTAGATSYELIQYLGLRGSGELLIARRHYADTPGDLVLIKRLQDVGDELGRARLREEVKLLMRLSHPAIAQVFLVRVHDGVPHLVMEFVDGQSLETLVSYAALRRRPLSESFTAYVGAEVADALHHAHTLEDDRGLPLGLVHRDVSPRALRLDARGHVKLSDFALSWARLPGRVATEAHVVRGDLAYASPEALLRRPLDGRSDLFSLGVVLLELLTGLHLLDLEPVERAALASGPLPDTELLVAESPSWLSAPMMAARMACFSPQHVEQVTAKVSSPLRAILARLLRREPEERFQTALELRDALRAVLAGRGYAYGPPEAAREAAQVRQEARSRRRSADVLSSDDGGPTAFGHRDMYAAGS; encoded by the coding sequence ATGGGCACCCACCATCCAGACCACCCCTCCGCCAAACCCTTCATCCTCTTCACGGCCGGAGCCACGTCGTACGAGCTCATCCAGTACCTCGGCCTGCGCGGCTCCGGAGAGCTGCTCATCGCCCGCAGGCACTACGCGGACACGCCTGGCGACCTGGTCCTCATCAAGCGCTTGCAAGACGTGGGCGACGAGCTTGGGCGCGCGCGGCTGCGTGAAGAGGTCAAGCTGTTGATGCGCCTGTCCCATCCGGCCATCGCCCAGGTCTTCCTGGTGCGGGTGCATGATGGCGTCCCCCACCTCGTCATGGAGTTCGTGGACGGCCAGAGCCTGGAGACGCTGGTCAGCTACGCGGCGCTGCGCCGCCGGCCGCTGTCGGAGTCCTTCACCGCCTACGTGGGGGCGGAGGTCGCGGATGCGCTCCACCACGCGCACACGTTGGAGGATGACCGGGGCCTGCCGCTGGGGCTGGTCCACCGCGACGTCAGCCCACGCGCCTTGCGTCTGGATGCGCGCGGCCACGTGAAGCTGTCGGACTTCGCGCTGTCCTGGGCGCGGCTCCCCGGGCGCGTGGCGACCGAAGCCCATGTCGTCCGGGGGGACCTCGCCTATGCCTCGCCGGAGGCGCTCCTTCGCCGTCCCTTGGATGGCCGCTCTGACTTGTTCTCGCTGGGCGTCGTGCTGCTCGAACTGCTCACCGGTCTGCACCTGCTGGACCTGGAGCCCGTCGAGCGTGCGGCGCTCGCGTCGGGGCCACTGCCGGACACGGAGTTGCTCGTGGCGGAGTCGCCCAGCTGGCTCTCCGCGCCCATGATGGCCGCGCGCATGGCCTGCTTCTCTCCGCAGCATGTGGAGCAGGTGACGGCCAAAGTGTCCTCGCCGCTCCGTGCCATCCTCGCGCGGCTCCTGCGGAGAGAACCGGAGGAGCGCTTCCAGACGGCCCTGGAGCTGCGGGATGCGCTGCGTGCCGTGCTGGCGGGACGGGGGTACGCCTATGGCCCCCCGGAGGCGGCTCGCGAGGCGGCACAAGTCCGGCAGGAGGCGCGTTCCCGGAGGCGCTCCGCGGACGTGTTGTCCTCGGATGATGGGGGCCCCACGGCCTTCGGACACCGTGACATGTACGCGGCCGGTTCGTGA
- a CDS encoding dipeptidase gives MGDVNELHQRWCIADGHADSLMWNRDLCTRSDEGHVDFPRLREAGVKLQCFTIVTRGFPFIGGFPVFAAWRGWPREARASEWARALWQVERMEAFCQRSDGAVRVATSRQVLEDNLAQGRLSAVLGVEGGHAIEGKVERLAELHRRGVRFMGLTHLSNNDLGGSSFPMMGNRGLTGLGQEVVEEMARLGLSVDVAHASERTLEHLFSHPTVRFFCSHTGVRAAGGGWRNLSDASLRVIADRGGVVGIIFAPVYLGGDSVDDVVRHIEHAVDVMGEEGVGLGSDYDGMVPLPKGMKDVTDLHLLTTALLRRHPESWVERVMGGNFRRFFQSTLGG, from the coding sequence ATGGGCGACGTGAACGAGCTTCACCAGCGCTGGTGCATCGCGGACGGGCACGCGGACTCCCTCATGTGGAACCGGGACTTGTGCACACGCTCCGACGAGGGGCACGTGGACTTTCCCCGGCTGCGGGAGGCGGGGGTGAAGCTTCAGTGCTTCACCATCGTCACCCGTGGCTTCCCCTTCATTGGGGGCTTCCCGGTGTTCGCCGCGTGGCGCGGCTGGCCCCGGGAGGCTCGTGCGAGCGAGTGGGCCCGGGCGTTGTGGCAAGTCGAGCGCATGGAGGCGTTCTGTCAGCGCTCGGACGGAGCGGTGCGCGTCGCGACGTCGCGGCAGGTGCTGGAGGACAACCTCGCGCAGGGGCGCTTGTCCGCGGTGCTGGGCGTGGAGGGTGGGCACGCCATCGAGGGGAAGGTGGAGCGTCTGGCCGAGCTGCACCGCCGGGGCGTGCGCTTCATGGGCCTCACCCACCTGTCCAACAATGACCTGGGGGGCTCCTCGTTTCCCATGATGGGAAACCGGGGACTGACGGGGCTGGGGCAGGAGGTGGTGGAGGAGATGGCCCGCCTGGGATTGAGCGTGGATGTGGCACATGCCTCCGAGCGCACGCTGGAGCATCTTTTTTCCCATCCCACGGTCCGCTTCTTCTGCTCGCACACGGGGGTGCGGGCGGCGGGCGGCGGATGGCGCAACTTGAGCGACGCGTCCCTGCGAGTCATCGCGGACCGGGGCGGCGTGGTGGGCATCATCTTCGCCCCGGTGTACCTGGGAGGGGACTCGGTGGACGACGTGGTTCGCCACATCGAACACGCGGTGGACGTGATGGGGGAGGAGGGCGTGGGCCTGGGCTCGGACTACGACGGCATGGTGCCGCTGCCCAAGGGGATGAAGGACGTCACCGACCTGCACTTGCTCACCACGGCACTGCTTCGCCGCCATCCGGAGTCATGGGTGGAACGTGTCATGGGCGGAAACTTCCGGCGTTTCTTCCAGTCGACACTGGGTGGTTGA
- a CDS encoding ARPP-2 domain-containing protein produces the protein MSRARLIQRLELQGLRLAPSQVWGQVRLVPVLRDEVRGDLRFAHRNYGDALSAVTLQRELAAPGLKYVSYIPHGLVMTWAHRQTEAVYGTRLQSQDGKKVEAGPFSVRLLHRMVHREDRNQLRMLPLHLAMEGFLTRYFCGPDIAWSEYSRDGLSRGLNPRGEASIPGWASFALDGALRTFELHERQVGLLLFNADELLSAFIVAHPHDYRSLHRTLLEDFYGDLLLQYGYLQVVGDIGLRLDASQVASVADLRAQVARMREDWGTFHGLMSGGLFGVEVTSRKVYEAGPFLLQHFHTSLVPSEENHLGEAITGPDGTLEYLKTYRLSAAQTRRAYLLQQLAGSQWNLDDTAKALGSTRPDLVVRLHNAGFGYLLKPHVLEEAQRSMARGR, from the coding sequence ATGAGCCGCGCGCGACTCATCCAACGCCTGGAGCTTCAGGGACTGCGGCTCGCGCCCTCGCAGGTCTGGGGACAGGTGCGGCTGGTGCCGGTGCTGCGGGACGAGGTGCGGGGAGACCTTCGCTTCGCGCACAGGAACTACGGGGATGCGCTGTCCGCCGTGACGCTCCAGAGGGAGCTGGCGGCGCCGGGCCTCAAATACGTCTCGTACATTCCCCACGGCCTGGTGATGACCTGGGCCCACCGTCAGACGGAGGCCGTCTACGGCACGCGTCTCCAGTCCCAGGATGGCAAGAAGGTGGAGGCGGGACCGTTCTCCGTGCGCCTGCTGCACCGCATGGTGCACCGTGAGGACCGCAATCAGTTGCGCATGTTGCCGCTCCATCTCGCGATGGAGGGCTTCCTGACCCGGTACTTCTGCGGGCCGGACATTGCCTGGTCCGAGTACTCGCGCGACGGCTTGTCGCGGGGGCTGAATCCCCGCGGCGAGGCGTCGATTCCCGGCTGGGCCAGCTTCGCGTTGGATGGTGCCCTGCGCACCTTCGAGCTTCATGAGCGGCAGGTGGGGCTGTTGCTCTTCAACGCGGACGAGCTGCTCTCGGCCTTCATCGTCGCGCATCCGCACGACTACCGCTCCCTGCACCGCACGTTGCTCGAGGACTTCTACGGCGACCTGCTGCTGCAGTACGGCTACCTCCAGGTGGTGGGAGATATCGGGCTGCGCCTCGACGCAAGCCAGGTGGCAAGCGTCGCGGACCTGCGAGCGCAGGTGGCGCGCATGCGCGAGGACTGGGGCACCTTCCATGGCCTGATGTCGGGAGGCTTGTTCGGGGTGGAGGTGACGTCGCGGAAGGTCTACGAGGCCGGGCCCTTCCTCCTCCAGCACTTCCACACGAGCCTTGTCCCCTCCGAGGAGAACCACCTGGGGGAGGCCATCACGGGGCCGGACGGGACGCTGGAGTACCTCAAGACCTACCGGCTCTCCGCGGCCCAGACGCGTCGGGCGTACCTGCTGCAACAGCTGGCGGGCTCACAGTGGAACCTGGACGACACCGCCAAGGCCCTGGGCTCCACCCGGCCCGACCTGGTCGTCCGGCTTCACAACGCGGGCTTCGGTTATCTGCTCAAGCCCCACGTGCTCGAGGAGGCCCAGCGCTCAATGGCGCGGGGCCGTTGA
- a CDS encoding alpha/beta fold hydrolase codes for MPTFTLDGLPLHYRDVGQGPAVLLLHAFPLHGGAFDAQVNALSARYRFIIPDIRGFGQSKPGEGPTQMSRIAQDALSLLDSLNIDRAVVGGVSMGGYAAMALLREDAGRVAGLLLMDTQCTADDDAGKARREASALEALEKGVDPIIQALLPKLVAEGPSSPTGRHVETLMRAASREGIAAAQRGMALRPDSKDILARYAGPALVVVGEHDAITPLEKAKQMVDLIAGARLEVIPGAAHLANQEQPERVNAVLDSFLSSL; via the coding sequence ATGCCGACCTTCACCTTGGATGGACTCCCCCTGCACTACCGCGACGTGGGCCAGGGCCCAGCGGTGTTGCTGCTTCACGCCTTCCCCCTTCATGGCGGCGCCTTCGACGCCCAGGTGAACGCGCTCTCCGCGCGCTACCGCTTCATCATCCCCGACATCCGGGGCTTCGGGCAGAGCAAGCCCGGGGAAGGTCCCACGCAGATGTCGCGCATCGCCCAGGATGCGCTGTCGCTGCTCGACTCGCTGAACATCGACCGCGCCGTGGTGGGCGGCGTCTCCATGGGCGGCTACGCGGCCATGGCCCTGCTGCGCGAAGACGCGGGACGCGTGGCCGGACTCCTGTTGATGGACACGCAGTGCACCGCGGATGACGACGCGGGCAAGGCGCGGCGGGAAGCCTCCGCACTCGAAGCCCTCGAGAAGGGCGTGGACCCCATCATCCAGGCACTCCTGCCCAAGCTGGTCGCGGAAGGACCCTCCTCTCCCACGGGACGACACGTGGAGACCCTCATGCGCGCGGCCTCCCGCGAGGGCATCGCCGCCGCGCAGCGAGGCATGGCGCTGCGGCCGGACAGCAAGGACATCCTCGCGCGCTACGCGGGCCCGGCGCTGGTCGTGGTGGGCGAGCACGACGCCATCACCCCGCTGGAGAAGGCGAAGCAGATGGTGGACCTCATCGCGGGTGCCAGGCTGGAGGTCATCCCTGGCGCCGCGCATCTGGCCAACCAGGAGCAACCCGAGCGCGTCAACGCCGTGCTCGACTCGTTCCTCTCATCCCTCTGA
- the corA gene encoding magnesium/cobalt transporter CorA, with translation MIQVCLFRDGTLFTGGEELLGEDGRKWVDVLQPDEATMARLAERFGLHKLAVEDCLHLDQRPKLEEYPNHVFVVLQGFTAGKNVCDLTMHEHHFFLAKEWIISVHELPFMGLETIIQRVRQDPASTLGRGTDFMLYLMADALVDAQFPILDSFSEELEDLEVSIFEKAEKSHLQRIFEMKRMLVQLRRVLSPQRDVVGLMARRGIPHVDERSTLYFRDVYDHLVRLYEQIDSGRDILGNVMDGYLSMVANKTNDITKQLTIFATIFLPLSFIVGFFGQNFDVLSGTGFYISMWAMIVALPISLFFWFKHKQWL, from the coding sequence ATGATTCAGGTCTGTCTGTTCAGGGACGGAACCCTCTTCACCGGGGGTGAGGAGCTGCTCGGGGAAGACGGCCGCAAGTGGGTGGACGTCCTCCAGCCGGACGAGGCGACCATGGCCCGGCTGGCCGAGCGCTTTGGCCTCCACAAGCTCGCCGTCGAGGACTGCCTCCATCTGGACCAGCGCCCCAAGCTGGAGGAGTACCCCAACCACGTCTTCGTCGTGCTCCAGGGCTTCACGGCCGGCAAGAACGTGTGCGACCTGACGATGCATGAGCACCACTTCTTCCTCGCGAAGGAGTGGATCATCAGCGTGCACGAGCTGCCCTTCATGGGGCTGGAGACCATCATCCAGCGCGTGCGCCAGGACCCGGCCTCGACGCTGGGGCGCGGCACCGACTTCATGCTGTACCTGATGGCGGATGCGCTCGTGGATGCGCAGTTCCCCATCCTCGACAGCTTCAGCGAGGAGCTGGAGGACCTGGAGGTCTCCATCTTCGAGAAGGCCGAGAAGTCACACCTGCAACGCATCTTCGAGATGAAGCGGATGCTGGTGCAGTTGCGCCGCGTGCTCTCGCCACAGCGGGACGTGGTCGGGCTCATGGCGCGGCGCGGGATTCCCCATGTGGATGAGCGCTCCACGCTCTACTTCCGCGACGTGTATGACCACCTGGTGCGGCTGTACGAGCAGATCGACTCCGGCCGGGACATCCTGGGCAACGTGATGGACGGCTACCTGTCCATGGTGGCGAACAAGACGAACGACATCACCAAGCAGCTCACCATCTTCGCCACCATCTTCCTGCCGCTCTCGTTCATCGTTGGATTCTTCGGGCAGAACTTCGATGTCCTGTCCGGCACGGGCTTCTACATCTCCATGTGGGCGATGATTGTCGCCCTGCCCATCAGCTTGTTCTTCTGGTTCAAGCACAAGCAGTGGCTCTGA